Proteins from a genomic interval of Hornefia porci:
- the ptsP gene encoding phosphoenolpyruvate--protein phosphotransferase → MILKGIAASEGIGIGTVRVVITTPKEISTAAPADTEQEVARFNDALEGFCADTETMAAELEQAASEKEAGILRGHIQLIRDPFVLQQITDEIRKGLNAESATDRILNSVIEMFRATGDQLTMERATDIADIRTRLIMHLQGIEDVDLARVPAGTVIVTEDLTPSMTVGITKDSVAGIVTASGGYTSHSAILSRALEIPAVLSVQNLLDSVHDGDTVIVDGTEGSVILSPADEEIEKYTKKAEEFQEMKLRLEAFRGKPSVTGDGELREIVANIGTPADGVIAKDDDAEGVGLLRTEFLYMNRPSAPLEDEQYEAYKKVVQTFGDKPVIIRTLDIGGDKEIPYLNLPKEDNPFLGYRAIRFCLNNHDLFQAQLRALLRASAYGNLRIMIPMITRVEEVREVKKLRDRCVEDLTREGKHFNPDTPIGIMVETPAACMMADRLAAEVDFFSIGTNDLTGYTMCADRGNSQVADLYTAYDPAVLRSIKRICSCAHNAGIPVGMCGEAASDPALIPVLLAFGLDEFSVSHEKVLSTRYNMSLWTRVEADHIARHALARDSAANIKRYLKDKVKRRISR, encoded by the coding sequence ATGATTTTGAAAGGAATCGCAGCATCCGAAGGAATCGGCATCGGAACAGTACGGGTCGTCATTACAACGCCGAAGGAAATCTCGACTGCCGCCCCGGCGGATACTGAACAGGAAGTCGCCCGCTTCAACGACGCACTCGAAGGCTTCTGCGCGGATACTGAAACAATGGCAGCGGAGCTGGAACAGGCGGCCTCCGAAAAAGAGGCGGGAATCCTCCGCGGACACATTCAGCTGATCCGCGACCCCTTTGTGCTCCAGCAGATCACAGACGAGATCCGCAAGGGACTCAATGCGGAATCAGCGACAGACCGGATCCTGAACTCGGTCATCGAAATGTTCCGGGCGACGGGCGACCAGCTGACCATGGAACGGGCAACGGACATCGCTGACATCAGAACGCGTCTGATCATGCACCTTCAGGGCATCGAGGATGTGGATCTGGCCAGGGTTCCGGCGGGTACCGTCATCGTCACAGAGGATCTCACTCCCTCTATGACGGTGGGGATTACAAAGGATTCCGTGGCCGGCATCGTCACCGCCAGCGGCGGCTATACCTCGCACTCCGCAATCCTGTCCAGGGCGCTGGAGATCCCGGCGGTGCTGAGCGTACAAAATCTTCTGGACAGCGTTCACGACGGCGACACGGTCATCGTGGACGGCACAGAGGGTTCGGTTATTCTCTCTCCCGCCGACGAGGAGATTGAGAAGTACACGAAAAAGGCCGAGGAATTTCAGGAAATGAAACTGCGCCTTGAGGCCTTCCGGGGCAAACCCTCTGTCACCGGTGACGGGGAGCTCCGGGAAATCGTCGCCAACATCGGAACGCCGGCGGACGGCGTAATCGCGAAAGACGACGATGCGGAGGGCGTCGGCCTTCTGCGGACGGAATTCCTCTATATGAACCGTCCCTCCGCACCGCTGGAGGATGAGCAGTACGAGGCGTACAAGAAGGTGGTTCAGACCTTCGGAGACAAGCCGGTCATCATCCGCACACTGGACATCGGCGGCGACAAAGAAATTCCGTATCTGAACCTTCCCAAAGAGGACAATCCGTTCCTCGGGTACCGGGCAATACGCTTCTGCCTGAACAATCACGACCTGTTCCAGGCACAGCTCAGAGCACTGCTTCGTGCTAGCGCATACGGAAATCTTCGTATTATGATACCAATGATCACCCGCGTGGAGGAGGTTCGTGAAGTTAAAAAGCTCCGCGACCGGTGTGTCGAGGATCTGACCCGGGAAGGAAAACACTTCAACCCGGACACCCCCATCGGGATTATGGTCGAGACTCCGGCCGCCTGTATGATGGCGGACAGACTGGCCGCCGAGGTGGACTTCTTCAGTATCGGAACCAACGATCTGACCGGGTACACCATGTGCGCGGACCGGGGAAACAGTCAGGTCGCCGACCTCTATACGGCGTATGATCCCGCGGTACTCCGCAGTATCAAACGCATCTGCTCCTGCGCCCACAACGCGGGCATCCCGGTGGGCATGTGCGGCGAAGCGGCATCGGATCCGGCGCTGATTCCTGTTCTTCTGGCCTTCGGGCTGGATGAATTCAGCGTCAGCCACGAAAAGGTGCTCAGCACCCGCTACAACATGTCTTTGTGGACAAGAGTCGAGGCGGATCACATTGCAAGGCACGCTCTCGCAAGAGACAGCGCCGCCAATATCAAACGTTATCTTAAGGATAAAGTAAAAAGGAGGATCTCAAGATGA
- a CDS encoding HPr family phosphocarrier protein produces the protein MVSKQLKVTNSQGFHMRPATVFVNAMAKYKSDVTINFNGLTVNGKSLMNLIAACIKFGSEIEVVCSGEDEQAALDEAVSMIESGLGEE, from the coding sequence ATGGTAAGCAAGCAACTCAAGGTAACTAATTCCCAGGGCTTCCACATGCGCCCCGCAACAGTCTTTGTCAACGCGATGGCAAAGTACAAATCCGACGTCACAATTAATTTCAACGGTCTGACCGTCAACGGCAAAAGCCTGATGAATCTCATCGCGGCGTGCATCAAATTCGGCAGCGAAATCGAAGTCGTCTGCAGCGGCGAGGACGAACAGGCGGCGCTGGATGAGGCCGTCTCCATGATCGAATCCGGTCTGGGGGAAGAATAA
- a CDS encoding PTS fructose transporter subunit IIABC, whose translation MRTKDLLKPQSILLHADITEKQEAIRTLIDLHDQAGNLSDKEEYTKGILAREEESTTAVGEGIAIPHCKSPAVKTPGLTAMTVDQGIEYGAPDGKPSNLLFMIAAPMDGDLHLEVLSRLMMLLMDLDLRAKLLAADTPEEFLQAIDDAETAKFPDEAEAAPAEEAPSAATHKILAVTACPTGIAHTYMAAEALEQQGEKMGIWLKAETNGSGGAKNVLTPEEIAEADGIIVAADKNVKMARFDGKPVVITKVADGINKPGELISRILNGEAPIYHHQGGAEEDSSGAPEGESIGRKIYKDLMNGVSYMLPFVIGGGIMIALAFLIDTIAGAPRNSDFGTYTAAAAFFKTVGGYAFSFMLPVLAGFISMSIADRPGLAVGFVGGYIATVGSTFADPAGQAAAVSGFLGALLAGFAGGYIVLLLKKIFAFLPRAIENMLPILILPLFGIILMGAFMCAVNPAVGALNTAMTHGLKSMGGTSQIILGIIVAGMMAIDMGGPFNKAAYVFGTAALTTGDFNIMAAVMIGGMVPPIAIALATTFFKNRWTPNELKSGPVNYIMGLCFITEGAIPYAAADPLRVIPSCVVGSGLAGALSMAFGCTLRAPHGGIFVFPVVGNVGGYLIALAAGAVAGMLMLALLKKKQPQSVPAKQAAAAA comes from the coding sequence GCATCCTGGCGCGGGAAGAGGAAAGCACGACTGCTGTCGGCGAGGGAATCGCCATTCCTCACTGCAAAAGCCCTGCCGTAAAGACGCCCGGGCTCACTGCCATGACTGTGGATCAGGGCATTGAATACGGCGCCCCGGACGGAAAGCCGTCCAATCTTCTCTTCATGATCGCAGCGCCGATGGACGGGGATCTCCATCTGGAGGTGCTCTCCCGTCTGATGATGCTCCTGATGGATCTGGATCTGCGGGCAAAGCTCCTGGCGGCCGATACGCCGGAAGAATTCCTGCAGGCCATCGATGACGCGGAGACCGCGAAATTCCCGGACGAGGCGGAAGCCGCTCCCGCAGAGGAAGCCCCCTCCGCCGCGACACACAAAATCCTGGCCGTGACCGCCTGCCCCACCGGCATCGCCCATACCTATATGGCCGCAGAGGCGCTGGAGCAGCAGGGCGAAAAGATGGGAATCTGGCTGAAGGCGGAAACCAACGGCTCCGGCGGCGCGAAGAATGTCCTGACGCCGGAGGAAATAGCAGAGGCGGACGGCATCATCGTCGCCGCAGATAAAAATGTGAAAATGGCCCGTTTCGACGGCAAGCCGGTCGTCATCACGAAGGTTGCGGACGGCATTAACAAGCCCGGGGAGCTGATCAGCCGCATTCTGAACGGCGAGGCTCCGATCTACCATCATCAGGGCGGCGCGGAGGAGGATTCCTCAGGTGCGCCCGAAGGAGAATCCATCGGAAGAAAGATTTACAAAGATCTGATGAACGGCGTGTCCTATATGCTTCCGTTCGTCATCGGCGGCGGAATCATGATTGCGCTGGCGTTCCTGATCGATACCATCGCCGGGGCCCCCAGAAACAGCGATTTCGGAACCTACACCGCCGCGGCGGCCTTCTTCAAGACCGTCGGCGGATACGCGTTCAGTTTCATGCTCCCCGTTCTCGCGGGATTCATCTCCATGAGCATCGCTGACAGACCCGGCCTCGCAGTCGGCTTCGTCGGAGGATATATCGCCACAGTCGGCAGCACCTTCGCTGACCCGGCCGGTCAGGCGGCGGCTGTCTCCGGATTCCTCGGAGCGCTTCTGGCAGGCTTCGCCGGCGGATACATCGTGCTCCTGCTCAAAAAAATATTCGCATTCCTGCCCAGGGCGATCGAGAATATGCTGCCGATTCTCATCCTGCCCCTCTTCGGGATCATACTGATGGGCGCGTTCATGTGCGCGGTCAACCCGGCCGTCGGAGCGCTGAACACCGCAATGACCCACGGTCTGAAATCCATGGGAGGCACAAGTCAGATCATTCTCGGAATTATCGTCGCGGGCATGATGGCCATCGATATGGGCGGTCCCTTCAACAAGGCTGCGTATGTGTTCGGCACCGCCGCTCTGACAACGGGCGACTTCAACATCATGGCAGCCGTGATGATCGGAGGCATGGTCCCTCCCATCGCCATCGCGCTGGCAACCACCTTCTTCAAAAACAGATGGACCCCCAATGAACTGAAATCCGGACCGGTGAACTACATCATGGGCCTGTGCTTCATCACTGAAGGCGCCATCCCCTATGCGGCTGCGGATCCGCTCCGCGTCATTCCCTCCTGCGTCGTGGGATCGGGGCTGGCCGGCGCTCTTTCCATGGCGTTCGGATGCACCCTTCGCGCCCCTCATGGCGGAATCTTCGTATTCCCGGTAGTGGGGAATGTCGGCGGCTACCTGATCGCTCTGGCCGCAGGCGCTGTCGCCGGGATGCTGATGCTTGCCCTTCTGAAGAAGAAGCAGCCCCAGTCCGTGCCGGCGAAGCAGGCTGCAGCGGCCGCCTGA